The Aeromonas encheleia genomic sequence TTCCGCTGATCCCGGTGCGCCGGCGCTGGCGTCTGCCAGAGTCGATGGCGGCGCCGGGCATGGCGCGTCAGGGGTGGTAGCTTACATCCTCGCGTGATGCACGATCGGGCCAGTCTCGCGACTGGCCCGGGGAGGAGCTATCAGGGCTGATAGCCCACGTCTTCGGCGAGTTGCTTGCCGCTGGCGGCATCGCGGGCCAGTTCGTCACAGCGCTCGTTCTCCGGGTGGCCGGAGTGACCCTTGACCCAGAGCCATTCGATCTGGTGGCGCGCGACTTCCGCATCCAACTCCTTCCAGAGATCGACGTTCTTGACCGGCTGACGGTTGGCGGTCATCCAGCCTTTCTTCTTCCAGCCGATGATCCACTGGGTGATCCCCTGGCGCACATACTGGCTGTCGGTGGTGAGGCGCACCTGGCAGGCGGCGTTGAGCGTACGCAGCCCCATGATGGCGGCCATCAGCTCCATCCGGTTGTTGGTGGTCAGGCGAAAGCCGCCGGCAATCTCCTTGCGGTGCTGGCCATAGACCATGACGGCACCGTAACCACCCGGGCCCGGATTACCGAGGCAGGAGCCATCCGTGTATAAATCAATCTGTTTCAACATGAGCAATCAATCTGTTTTAACATGAGGCTTGGGGTAAACTAGCGAGTAAAACCGAAGTTTGACATAGATTGGATCATGAACACACCCCAACTGAATCGCCAGATCATTCTGGATACTGAAACCACAGGTATGAACACGGCAGGCGGTCCCGTCTACCTCGGCCATCGCATCATCGAGATCGGCTGTGTGGAGGTGATCAACCGCAAGCTGACGGGCAATCATTTCCACGTCTATATCAAGCCGGATCGGTTGGTGGACCCCGAGGCCATCCAGGTACACGGCATCACGGATGCCTTCCTGGTCGACAAGCCTTCCTTTAGCCAGATAGCCGACGACTTCATCGAGTTCATCCGTGGCGCCGAGCTCATCGCCCACAATGCGCCCTTCGACGTGGGCTTCATGGACTATGAGTTCAGCAAGCTCGGCCTCAGCTTCAAGACGGCGGACATCTGCAGCATCACAGATACCCTGGCGATGGCGCGGGATCTCTTCCCCGGCAAGCGCAACAACCTGGACATCTTGTGCGATCGCTACGGCATCGACAACTCCCACCGCACCCTGCACGGGGCTTTGCTGGATGCGGAGATCCTGGCGGACGTCTACCTGCTGATGACAGGTGGCCAGACCAAGCTCAACCTGGCCAATGAGAGCAGCGAGAATGACAGCAGCCAGGACACCGGCATCCGCCGGCTGGAGAGCAACCGCTCGCCGCTCAAGGTGGTGCGCGCCAATGACGAGGTACTCGCGGCCCACGAGGCGCGGCTCGATCTGGTGCAGAAGAAAGGAGGCGCCTGCCTGTGGCGGCAATGAGGCCCCTCTGGGGTGGCCTGCTGCTGGCCTCGCTATCACTTTCAGTCATGGCCAACGAGGTGTTTGCCCCTTCCGATATTCCACTGCTCGACAATCGCTTTCGCATCGATTACGGGGTGAAAGAGATCACCTTCATCGTCAAGCGCAAGCCGGGGATGCCCTCGGTGATCCTGGTGCGGCCTGATGGCAGCAAGCTCTATGTCGGCAAGGTCACGCCGCCCGAGGTGGGCTGGCTGGCGTTGCAGGATCAGGATCTCATCACGGTGCGCGACCCCATGCCGGGCCCCTGGCAGGCCATAGGAGCGGTCGATCCCGAGAACCGGGTGCGCCTGCTGTCCGACGTCCGGCTCGAGAGCGAGCCGCTGCCGACTCAGCTCTATCAGGGTGAACGCATCAAGCTTCAGTCCCGGCTGTTGATCGATGGCGCAGCCCCCGGGGCGGGGTACTACCTCTCCGATCTGGGCATGACGGTGAGGCTGCAGCAGTTCAACAATGCCGAGCAGAGCGGAGAGCCCATGGTTGAGGAGACGCTCGGTCACTACCTCGACGATGGCAAGGGGCTCGATGAGGTGCCGGGTGACGGCATCATGACCGCAGAGGCGGTGCTGGACGTGCCCGCAGGCAAGTACCGCGCACTCTACAGCACCGGCAATCAGGTCTTCTCCCGCGCCCAGTCACAGCAGGTGCTGATCTACCCCTGGCCGGTGAGTTACAGCCTGGCGCCCCCCTCCGGCGAGATGGGGGCCAGGCTCTCGTTCGTCATCGACGCCGACGAGCTGGATCCGGCCTCGGTGCTGATCCAGGGCAAGGTTGCCGACAGCACTGGGGTCAGCATGCCGTTCAATGCCGTGGCGAGCGAGCCCGGGCTCAGCATTGATCTCGTGGCGCTCAAGGCGGTGGGGCAGTACAAGGTCGAGGCGACCCTGTTTGGTACGACCCGATTGGGGCGTGAAATCCAGCTGCAACTGCCGATCAAGGCGTTCAACATCCTGCCGCCGGTGCTGACGCCACCCCCCTCGGCGGCGCCCGCGACCTCGGTGCCGGTTCAGACCCGGTTCGAGGAGCAGGAGAGCCGCGGCTGGTTGCCCTGGGCGCTGGGTGCTGGTGGGGGGCTGCTGCTCCTGCTGGGGGCGGGGGGCTTCATCTTGCGACAGAAGCGCCAGACCCTGCACAAGGCGATGGCGGCGCAGCAGGCGCAGAGCGAAAGTGCGGTGCCTGGGCTCAAACTGGATCTCAATTTGCCGGAACAGTAACCCGGCCCTGGCCGTGAAAAAGCCGCCCCATGGGGCGGCTTTTTTTATGATGAGGATGCCTCGCTGGCCGCTCAATGCGCCCCTATGTAGATATCCTTGTGCTGATCGCGAATGTCGAGAAACCTGTCCAGGTTGGCCAGCATCAGATCCACCAGCTGGGGGTCGAAGTGCTGGCCTCGTTCCGCCTCGATCAGCGCCATCACCCGATCCAGCGGCCAGGCCTGCTTGTAGCAGCGATCCGAGCCCAGCGCATCGAACACGTCGGCCAGTGCCACGACGCGCCCCTCCAGCGGGATCTGGTCGCCCCGGAGCCCACGGGGATAGCCGCTGCCATTCCACTTCTCATGGTGATTGCCGGCGATGGTCGCGCCTATCTGGAACAGCGCCAGATCGCTGCCGGACAGCATGTCCTGCCCCAATTGCGCGTGGGTCTTCATGATCTCCCACTCCTCCGGGGTGAGCTTGCCCGGCTTGTGCAGTATGGCATCCGGGATCCCCACCTTGCCGATGTCGTGCAGGGGGGAGGCGCGCTTGATGAGCTCGCACCGCTCTTCGTTCATGCCGAGCAACTGGCAGAACAGCTCGGTATAGAGCGCCACCCGCTTGACGTGCAGGCCGGACTCCTTGGAGCGGGTCT encodes the following:
- a CDS encoding TIGR03503 family protein, producing MRPLWGGLLLASLSLSVMANEVFAPSDIPLLDNRFRIDYGVKEITFIVKRKPGMPSVILVRPDGSKLYVGKVTPPEVGWLALQDQDLITVRDPMPGPWQAIGAVDPENRVRLLSDVRLESEPLPTQLYQGERIKLQSRLLIDGAAPGAGYYLSDLGMTVRLQQFNNAEQSGEPMVEETLGHYLDDGKGLDEVPGDGIMTAEAVLDVPAGKYRALYSTGNQVFSRAQSQQVLIYPWPVSYSLAPPSGEMGARLSFVIDADELDPASVLIQGKVADSTGVSMPFNAVASEPGLSIDLVALKAVGQYKVEATLFGTTRLGREIQLQLPIKAFNILPPVLTPPPSAAPATSVPVQTRFEEQESRGWLPWALGAGGGLLLLLGAGGFILRQKRQTLHKAMAAQQAQSESAVPGLKLDLNLPEQ
- the dnaQ gene encoding DNA polymerase III subunit epsilon; translated protein: MNTPQLNRQIILDTETTGMNTAGGPVYLGHRIIEIGCVEVINRKLTGNHFHVYIKPDRLVDPEAIQVHGITDAFLVDKPSFSQIADDFIEFIRGAELIAHNAPFDVGFMDYEFSKLGLSFKTADICSITDTLAMARDLFPGKRNNLDILCDRYGIDNSHRTLHGALLDAEILADVYLLMTGGQTKLNLANESSENDSSQDTGIRRLESNRSPLKVVRANDEVLAAHEARLDLVQKKGGACLWRQ
- the rnhA gene encoding ribonuclease HI, giving the protein MLKQIDLYTDGSCLGNPGPGGYGAVMVYGQHRKEIAGGFRLTTNNRMELMAAIMGLRTLNAACQVRLTTDSQYVRQGITQWIIGWKKKGWMTANRQPVKNVDLWKELDAEVARHQIEWLWVKGHSGHPENERCDELARDAASGKQLAEDVGYQP